Proteins co-encoded in one Bacillus carboniphilus genomic window:
- a CDS encoding TVP38/TMEM64 family protein, with the protein MEFQDIQNWFTEENIRQVIQEYRTLGPVMGILLPFIEAFLPFLPLVLFVVVNANAFGLFWGFLFSWIGSCVGAFVVFLAFRAIGKKKFFRIISQNKKVTKLTAWVERHGFGPLFILLCFPFTPSALVNIVAGLSHIKLYQYALAVMAGKFVMIIMMTFVGYDITAFLDQPVRTVIVLVVIFILWYVGKRVEVSLNKRVEKEQREMTSNK; encoded by the coding sequence ATGGAATTTCAGGACATTCAAAATTGGTTTACAGAAGAAAATATTAGACAAGTTATCCAAGAGTATCGAACATTAGGTCCTGTAATGGGAATTTTGCTCCCATTTATTGAAGCATTTTTACCTTTCTTACCCTTGGTCTTGTTTGTAGTAGTAAACGCTAACGCCTTCGGACTATTTTGGGGCTTTTTATTTTCTTGGATCGGTTCCTGTGTAGGAGCTTTCGTTGTTTTTTTAGCTTTTCGTGCTATCGGGAAGAAGAAATTTTTCCGGATTATCAGTCAAAATAAAAAAGTGACCAAGTTAACAGCTTGGGTAGAAAGACATGGGTTTGGTCCACTCTTTATATTACTCTGCTTTCCATTTACGCCATCAGCGCTTGTCAACATTGTCGCTGGACTATCACATATAAAGCTCTATCAATATGCACTTGCAGTCATGGCCGGTAAGTTTGTTATGATTATTATGATGACTTTTGTGGGATACGATATTACAGCCTTTTTGGATCAACCGGTTCGAACAGTCATTGTATTGGTTGTAATTTTCATACTTTGGTATGTTGGCAAACGAGTTGAAGTAAGCTTAAATAAGAGAGTAGAAAAAGAACAAAGGGAAATGACTTCGAACAAATAG
- the lepB gene encoding signal peptidase I, translating into METIKKESIEWLKALGIGMIIFVFIRTFFFSNYVVEGESMMPTLEDGNKLVVNKIGYTIGDIDRFDVIVFHANKSEDYVKRVIGLPGDRVSYEDDKLYINGEAMDEPYLERYRQMVSPGQPLTGDFSLFELTGEKTVPEGHLFVLGDNRLQSWDSRHFGFVKMETVVGEVNLRYWPLSELDTKF; encoded by the coding sequence ATGGAAACAATAAAAAAAGAAAGCATTGAATGGTTGAAAGCATTAGGAATCGGTATGATCATCTTTGTTTTTATACGTACCTTCTTTTTTTCGAACTATGTTGTTGAAGGTGAGTCGATGATGCCCACCTTGGAGGATGGTAATAAGCTTGTTGTCAATAAAATTGGCTATACGATTGGAGATATTGACCGATTTGACGTGATTGTCTTCCATGCCAATAAAAGTGAGGATTACGTTAAGCGAGTTATTGGTCTTCCAGGGGATCGGGTCTCTTATGAAGACGATAAGCTATACATCAACGGAGAAGCAATGGACGAACCATACTTAGAAAGATATCGTCAAATGGTTTCACCGGGACAACCCTTAACGGGAGACTTTAGTCTGTTTGAATTAACCGGCGAAAAAACGGTACCAGAAGGACATTTATTCGTTCTAGGTGATAATCGACTGCAAAGCTGGGATAGCCGGCATTTTGGTTTTGTTAAGATGGAAACTGTAGTAGGTGAAGTGAATTTAAGATACTGGCCGTTATCAGAATTAGATACGAAATTTTAG
- a CDS encoding S9 family peptidase has translation MSNKRGIRPEDLYELKSVTDPRLSPDGKHLVFVETEMSKEKNDYQSNLYYLNMEDKKSVQWTFGDKRNNSPRWSPNGEELVFVSNRSGKNQLYKLHLNGGEAQPLTELENGASRPVWSKDGKKIAFSVALKPDEKLGEKKEEEDKKKDDKELKPLEVVEMKYKSDAAGFLDGKQGQIALLDVSTGEVTQLTEGDHSHNAEDFSPDGKSLLISSNQDEEKDFSFKLDLYIHNLESGEKKLITEGKEGMFYGGTYSPDGKYIAFLGNEREFENATLTKVYLYDVEQGTTECVTADWDVAVGDFVVGDFQQGSVSPGLIWTMDSKGVFLQISKDGSTQIVHYALNGERTDVTSGLEHVYGFSVNGEGTVGVVAVSTPTQPGDLFKLDVQTGEREQLTSVNDAFLADVELSHAEPFFFKGADDWDVHGWIMKPVGYEEGKKYPMVLEIHGGPHAMYANTFVHEFQMLAAKGYAVLFTNPRGGHGYGQEFVNAVRGDYGNGDYQDLMAAVDYALDTYDYIDKDRLGVTGGSYGGFMTNWIVGHTNRFKAGVTQRSISNWVSFYGVSDIGYYFSEWQMKADLNDIETLWKHSPLAYVQNVETPLLIIHSEKDYRCPIEQAEQLFIALKRQKKTSKFIRFPESNHELSRSGKPNLRMKRLEAIRDWFIEYV, from the coding sequence TTGTCAAATAAACGTGGCATTCGCCCAGAAGATTTATATGAATTAAAATCAGTTACCGATCCAAGACTTTCTCCAGATGGGAAGCATCTAGTATTTGTTGAGACTGAGATGTCGAAAGAAAAAAATGATTATCAATCTAACCTATACTATTTGAACATGGAAGATAAAAAATCAGTTCAATGGACATTCGGTGATAAAAGAAACAATTCACCTCGTTGGTCACCAAATGGTGAAGAGCTTGTGTTCGTTTCAAATAGAAGCGGTAAAAACCAATTGTACAAGCTTCATTTAAATGGAGGAGAAGCACAACCTCTAACAGAACTAGAAAACGGTGCGAGCCGTCCAGTTTGGTCTAAAGATGGTAAAAAGATTGCTTTCTCTGTTGCTTTAAAACCTGATGAAAAATTAGGTGAAAAGAAGGAAGAGGAAGATAAAAAGAAAGATGATAAAGAACTAAAGCCACTAGAAGTGGTAGAAATGAAATATAAATCAGATGCAGCTGGTTTCCTAGATGGAAAACAAGGTCAGATTGCTTTACTAGATGTTTCAACTGGTGAAGTGACACAGTTAACAGAAGGGGATCATTCTCATAATGCTGAAGATTTTTCTCCGGATGGTAAGAGTTTGTTAATTTCCAGTAACCAAGATGAAGAAAAGGATTTTTCCTTTAAACTAGATTTATATATTCATAACCTTGAGTCAGGTGAAAAGAAGCTTATTACTGAAGGTAAAGAGGGCATGTTCTATGGTGGTACATACTCACCTGATGGAAAATACATCGCCTTTTTAGGAAACGAGCGTGAGTTTGAAAACGCAACGTTAACAAAGGTATATCTATACGATGTTGAACAAGGAACAACAGAATGTGTAACAGCAGATTGGGATGTTGCTGTCGGTGATTTTGTAGTGGGCGATTTCCAACAAGGGTCAGTAAGCCCAGGGCTAATTTGGACAATGGATTCAAAAGGCGTATTCCTACAAATTTCAAAAGACGGGTCTACACAAATTGTTCATTATGCACTAAACGGTGAACGCACAGATGTAACATCTGGTCTAGAGCATGTTTATGGTTTCTCAGTAAACGGAGAAGGAACAGTCGGTGTTGTTGCTGTAAGTACACCAACTCAACCAGGTGACCTATTCAAACTGGATGTTCAAACGGGAGAAAGAGAGCAGTTGACATCTGTTAATGATGCATTTTTAGCAGACGTTGAACTTTCACATGCAGAACCGTTTTTCTTCAAAGGCGCAGACGATTGGGATGTACACGGATGGATTATGAAGCCAGTGGGATATGAAGAAGGCAAGAAATATCCAATGGTATTAGAAATTCATGGTGGACCACACGCCATGTATGCCAACACATTTGTACATGAATTCCAAATGCTTGCAGCAAAAGGGTATGCTGTCCTCTTTACAAACCCTAGAGGTGGACATGGTTACGGTCAGGAATTTGTTAATGCTGTCCGTGGTGACTATGGAAACGGAGATTACCAAGACTTAATGGCGGCAGTTGACTATGCTTTAGATACGTACGATTATATCGATAAAGACCGTCTTGGGGTAACAGGTGGAAGCTACGGCGGATTCATGACAAACTGGATTGTTGGTCATACAAACCGCTTTAAGGCAGGAGTTACACAGCGCTCAATCTCTAACTGGGTTAGTTTCTACGGTGTCAGTGATATCGGATACTACTTCTCAGAGTGGCAAATGAAAGCAGATCTAAATGATATCGAAACACTTTGGAAGCACTCACCACTTGCTTATGTTCAGAATGTAGAAACGCCTTTATTGATTATACATTCCGAAAAAGACTATCGTTGTCCAATTGAGCAAGCAGAACAGCTATTTATTGCGCTCAAACGTCAAAAGAAAACTTCTAAATTCATTCGATTCCCAGAATCAAATCATGAATTATCAAGAAGTGGAAAACCAAACTTGCGTATGAAGCGTCTAGAAGCTATTCGTGATTGGTTTATTGAATACGTTTAA
- a CDS encoding competence protein ComK, which yields MKKRNVRNDYEISPNTMAILPHKYGSRVFSSVLEVNDSLIVPKKPFETIEHSCGYYGSSFGGRKEGTRQLMSVTHKAPVAIDPYHFIYFFPTHSPTREQCAWISLLHVLDFSPANQDETKVTFINKQSITLPISIDTFKNQLFRTSFLMVRFMQRMDHRSKKWFFVRPNTQKEGVNEHTHQLTFRL from the coding sequence ATGAAGAAAAGAAATGTAAGAAATGATTATGAGATAAGTCCGAACACCATGGCCATTCTTCCTCATAAATATGGTTCGAGGGTTTTCTCGTCTGTTCTGGAGGTAAACGATTCTTTAATAGTACCGAAAAAACCTTTTGAAACGATTGAACATAGCTGTGGTTATTATGGATCTAGCTTCGGTGGTAGAAAGGAAGGGACACGACAGTTAATGTCAGTAACACACAAAGCCCCCGTAGCCATTGACCCCTATCACTTCATTTATTTTTTTCCCACTCATTCACCCACCCGAGAACAATGTGCCTGGATTTCTTTATTGCACGTCCTAGATTTTTCCCCTGCAAATCAAGACGAGACAAAAGTGACCTTTATCAATAAACAGTCGATTACGCTTCCCATCTCTATTGATACATTTAAAAATCAACTGTTTCGTACATCTTTTCTAATGGTACGATTTATGCAAAGAATGGACCATCGAAGTAAAAAGTGGTTCTTTGTCCGGCCAAATACACAAAAAGAGGGTGTAAATGAGCATACACATCAATTAACCTTCCGATTATGA